A stretch of Chitinophaga caeni DNA encodes these proteins:
- a CDS encoding 2'-5' RNA ligase family protein, producing MKLATNHPLILTLEVDPRDMQYFNGLRATHFPAHANYLPAHITLFHHLPNIPFVHEAIEAASHRDCFDITVLGPRLFANGVLFELVSPVLTGLHIQLQQPLEPYLKRQDRQLLRPHITIQNKVTQFKAQLLYEQLLPGFIPRNLKATGLKTWEYLRGPWRAYKEYAFKG from the coding sequence ATGAAATTAGCAACAAATCACCCGCTTATTTTAACCTTGGAAGTGGATCCGCGTGATATGCAATATTTTAATGGCTTGCGTGCCACCCATTTCCCGGCACATGCTAACTATTTGCCGGCGCATATCACGTTATTTCACCATTTGCCGAACATCCCCTTTGTTCATGAAGCGATCGAGGCTGCCAGCCATAGGGATTGCTTTGATATTACGGTTTTAGGTCCGCGACTTTTTGCCAATGGGGTCTTGTTCGAGTTGGTTTCACCTGTTTTGACCGGGTTACATATACAGTTACAACAGCCTTTAGAACCGTATTTAAAAAGACAGGATCGCCAGTTGTTGCGCCCGCATATAACTATCCAAAATAAGGTTACACAATTTAAAGCACAACTCTTGTATGAACAATTGCTACCGGGATTCATCCCCCGAAATTTAAAAGCAACGGGATTAAAGACCTGGGAATATTTAAGGGGGCCCTGGAGAGCCTACAAAGAATATGCTTTTAAAGGCTGA
- a CDS encoding bactofilin family protein — MVLAKQLFKWKVDVSVGKLAVLQGPLNLKGNIYINGLVEGDVNIQGRLWLGKDGHIKGKVMADQAVIAGKVDDLLVVSSQASVQDSALVWGNVYCSAIEVAPQAVIHGVIEKHDAYEMLEKLQEIAESAPEEVPLQVVKNEEEKSNWF, encoded by the coding sequence ATGGTATTAGCGAAACAGTTGTTTAAATGGAAAGTTGATGTCAGTGTCGGTAAATTAGCGGTTTTGCAAGGCCCCTTGAACTTGAAAGGAAATATTTATATCAATGGATTAGTTGAAGGGGATGTAAATATACAGGGGCGCTTATGGCTGGGAAAAGATGGGCATATCAAGGGGAAAGTGATGGCGGATCAGGCGGTAATTGCCGGCAAGGTGGATGACCTGTTGGTGGTTTCTTCCCAAGCATCTGTACAAGATTCTGCCCTGGTATGGGGAAATGTGTATTGTAGCGCCATCGAAGTTGCTCCGCAAGCAGTAATACATGGGGTCATAGAAAAACATGATGCCTACGAGATGCTGGAAAAACTTCAAGAAATTGCAGAATCTGCACCGGAAGAAGTGCCTTTGCAAGTAGTGAAAAATGAGGAGGAAAAGTCAAATTGGTTTTAA
- a CDS encoding polysaccharide lyase family 8 super-sandwich domain-containing protein, giving the protein MRLLLIFILLISGLVKASGQDRSHRHIYDTILARIHKEQLDAVPSITKLDQQVGQILKGIDLETGRWNKIDYADHRRINPGWLPILGGIRSMTVAYTLPGSKFYQDDAVWFAVNKSIDFFTHQDPLPYCDNWYIQGISRPQKLSLSLVNMEFGHKKLVDSIKQSCIDAICKDTAINSPGRNNPLHRFNYGANKTEIAIGWIYTAALLRDKKMLAIGSKEAFAPIELTTGEGIQYDLSYDMHYGYLYNGAYGAVFLNSILKAMQYTRGTDYAVTAEKLDLFRKFILASIFGITRGQWIDWNTVGRGISRRNTLLRNYSGILSQLAKIDYPARASYEAIRLRNTGERPASYMVKPSHAVYWSTDYTVHNRPNYFFSIHAVSSRNFSQEIGNKENIKGYWGAEGTTNLQVRGDEYFNIFPLWDWAKLPGTTLPDTVPILEDKAPGSGDRRGTSPFCGGVSDSLYGATTYVINDDLGTSAKKSWFMFDEEIVCLGSSISSTLPNDVNTTLNQCVYNTGDGIYLSSRGSVEHLNTSLHRKIAHPDWLIHDSIAYLFPGDEMIELTVENRRSDWTVITANGAASNKFIENKKVFQLTIPHGTFPAQAAYSYIIVPAIKSPGDLKTYLKKNHISIVCNNADMQAVYHRELKMWQTVFFRAKQPLNTGNFKISTDIPAVVMIREKSKGNYELHIADPSHSHQQVTIMIQKNKHGKSRQVRLNLPREPYAGQSVSTRFSL; this is encoded by the coding sequence ATGAGGTTGTTGTTAATATTTATTTTGCTAATTAGTGGCCTCGTGAAGGCTTCCGGTCAAGATAGGTCTCACCGGCATATATATGACACAATATTAGCACGCATCCATAAGGAACAACTGGACGCCGTACCAAGCATAACTAAATTGGATCAACAGGTTGGACAGATATTAAAAGGAATCGATCTAGAAACGGGTCGATGGAATAAAATTGATTATGCGGATCACCGGCGTATTAATCCGGGTTGGCTCCCGATATTAGGCGGGATCAGAAGTATGACAGTTGCGTATACGCTCCCCGGTAGCAAGTTTTACCAGGACGATGCTGTATGGTTTGCCGTCAATAAAAGCATCGATTTTTTCACCCACCAAGATCCATTGCCTTACTGCGACAATTGGTATATACAAGGGATTTCCAGGCCGCAAAAACTGTCATTAAGCCTGGTAAATATGGAATTTGGACACAAGAAACTGGTTGATTCCATTAAGCAAAGTTGTATCGACGCAATTTGCAAAGATACTGCTATCAATAGTCCCGGAAGAAACAATCCCCTGCACCGATTCAACTATGGGGCAAACAAGACCGAAATTGCCATAGGCTGGATCTACACCGCTGCACTGTTGCGGGATAAAAAAATGTTGGCAATCGGAAGCAAGGAGGCTTTCGCCCCTATCGAGCTCACCACTGGAGAAGGTATACAATACGACCTTTCATACGATATGCATTATGGTTATTTATATAATGGCGCTTATGGAGCCGTGTTTTTAAATAGCATCTTGAAAGCCATGCAATATACCCGCGGTACGGATTACGCTGTAACAGCTGAAAAGCTGGATTTATTCCGCAAATTCATTCTGGCATCCATATTTGGTATAACGAGGGGGCAATGGATCGATTGGAACACTGTCGGGCGGGGAATTTCAAGGCGTAATACCTTACTAAGAAATTACAGCGGCATCCTTTCGCAACTCGCTAAAATCGACTACCCTGCAAGGGCGTCCTATGAAGCGATCCGCTTGCGAAACACGGGAGAACGGCCAGCTTCTTACATGGTAAAACCTAGCCACGCGGTATATTGGAGTACTGATTACACGGTACACAACCGGCCGAACTATTTCTTTTCGATCCACGCCGTTTCCTCTAGGAATTTTTCCCAGGAAATAGGCAATAAAGAAAATATAAAAGGTTATTGGGGAGCAGAAGGAACTACTAACTTGCAAGTAAGGGGTGATGAATATTTCAATATATTTCCACTTTGGGATTGGGCCAAGTTGCCGGGAACGACCCTGCCGGATACGGTTCCCATCTTGGAAGATAAGGCGCCGGGCTCCGGCGATCGCCGCGGAACCAGTCCTTTTTGCGGCGGCGTATCTGACTCCTTGTACGGCGCAACAACTTATGTCATCAACGATGACCTCGGAACCAGCGCCAAAAAATCTTGGTTCATGTTTGATGAAGAAATAGTTTGCCTCGGCAGCAGCATCAGCTCCACCCTGCCTAACGACGTAAATACCACGCTGAACCAATGCGTATATAATACAGGGGATGGAATATATTTATCATCCCGGGGCTCAGTTGAACACTTGAATACATCTCTACACCGTAAAATAGCTCATCCCGATTGGCTAATTCATGATAGCATTGCATACCTATTCCCCGGTGATGAAATGATTGAATTAACAGTGGAAAATAGGCGAAGTGATTGGACGGTCATCACTGCAAACGGCGCCGCGTCAAACAAATTCATAGAGAACAAAAAGGTATTTCAGCTTACGATTCCGCATGGCACTTTCCCAGCGCAAGCAGCGTACAGCTACATCATAGTTCCAGCTATCAAATCACCCGGAGATTTAAAAACCTATTTAAAGAAAAATCATATTTCCATTGTTTGCAATAATGCTGATATGCAAGCAGTATACCACCGGGAATTAAAAATGTGGCAAACGGTATTCTTCAGGGCGAAGCAACCTTTAAACACGGGTAATTTTAAAATTAGTACGGATATCCCGGCAGTGGTTATGATCCGGGAAAAATCCAAGGGAAATTATGAATTGCATATTGCTGACCCCAGCCATTCACATCAACAGGTTACCATCATGATACAAAAAAACAAACATGGTAAAAGCCGACAGGTACGATTAAACTTACCACGGGAACCTTATGCCGGGCAAAGTGTATCAACAAGGTTCAGCCTTTAA
- a CDS encoding ParM/StbA family protein, with protein sequence MNVTTLNLPSVYETSYGNTENSSKDLVNGLKIKKDENWYLVGNLAKKGGINPGRVTNTSPQEEDFEILFKAAMVVLADKIQSPCAITMGFPFSTYNVYKQAAEQFLKKRHFMVEYDTKTYNLQGSIKKGLFDIEHFEILPEIVGGIIGLKKMLQIPEDENFIAVSLGFGTVEGGLVSPDGLVHRTCFSSHGIRYAVNNLGRELNQAYFLEMKNEHQLDDAFVKGSLFTNRKRIDLANTRKTILQQYYREVISPLMKNYFTDLDLENCTKIYLLGGGAYYQELVEAFREEFAGFIDVEVAPDPENITSVGYLHNSVRISGNYPGKCAGIDLGNATSIISYFNNSEPAASASAN encoded by the coding sequence ATGAACGTAACTACCCTAAACTTGCCGAGTGTATATGAAACATCCTATGGCAATACAGAGAATTCTTCGAAAGACCTCGTGAATGGTCTGAAAATCAAGAAAGACGAAAATTGGTATCTCGTGGGCAATCTTGCCAAGAAAGGTGGTATCAACCCTGGCAGGGTCACGAATACTTCTCCGCAAGAAGAGGATTTCGAGATATTGTTTAAAGCGGCCATGGTAGTGTTGGCGGATAAAATCCAATCTCCTTGTGCTATTACCATGGGTTTCCCTTTTTCTACTTATAATGTTTATAAGCAAGCAGCGGAACAATTTCTTAAGAAACGCCACTTCATGGTGGAATACGATACCAAAACGTATAACCTGCAAGGTAGTATCAAGAAGGGTTTGTTCGATATTGAGCATTTCGAAATCTTACCGGAGATCGTAGGCGGTATTATCGGCTTGAAAAAGATGTTACAAATCCCGGAAGATGAAAACTTTATTGCTGTCAGCTTAGGTTTCGGAACTGTCGAGGGCGGTTTAGTGTCGCCGGATGGACTTGTTCACAGGACTTGTTTCTCTTCCCACGGCATTCGCTACGCGGTAAATAATCTCGGGAGGGAGCTGAACCAGGCATATTTCCTGGAGATGAAAAACGAACACCAATTGGATGATGCCTTCGTAAAGGGTTCGCTCTTTACCAACCGTAAAAGGATTGATCTTGCCAATACGCGCAAAACCATCTTGCAACAATATTACCGGGAAGTGATCTCCCCCTTGATGAAAAATTATTTTACGGACCTGGATCTTGAGAACTGTACAAAAATATATTTATTGGGTGGAGGCGCATATTATCAAGAATTAGTAGAAGCTTTCCGCGAAGAATTTGCCGGGTTTATCGATGTAGAAGTTGCACCGGACCCGGAAAACATTACGAGCGTAGGTTATCTGCATAATTCCGTAAGGATTTCGGGTAACTATCCCGGTAAATGTGCAGGGATCGACCTGGGCAATGCGACATCCATTATCTCCTATTTTAATAATAGCGAACCGGCGGCTAGCGCTAGCGCTAATTAA